A single genomic interval of Tsukamurella paurometabola harbors:
- a CDS encoding HEAT repeat domain-containing protein yields MTLIEYPGMPEGDDWRDGLTRFVQGERGFDIRIVDDLEAVGVRAYTVSRLRSLRNPPRPVVDVYADWLGHLDDRVPGPETRHRENLRTSLILVLDEPSAKGNRAAIEALFQQLARTDPPLPSAVRIWAMEALCRIATKDDYDRILALARGDDLDTGTRIALVRYLGRFRRPESRDVARDYLQYEFVNQEAIRALGKIGTAEDVPLIEQYADDPNPRVRRAVGTALKRLRA; encoded by the coding sequence ATGACTCTCATCGAATATCCCGGCATGCCCGAGGGCGACGATTGGCGTGACGGCCTGACTCGGTTCGTCCAGGGAGAACGAGGATTCGATATCCGTATCGTCGACGACCTCGAAGCCGTGGGCGTACGCGCGTATACGGTGAGCAGGCTCCGATCGCTCCGCAATCCACCGCGACCGGTGGTCGACGTCTACGCCGATTGGCTCGGCCATCTCGACGATCGCGTTCCCGGCCCGGAGACCCGGCACCGCGAGAACCTCCGCACCTCTCTCATTCTGGTTCTCGATGAACCCTCCGCCAAGGGGAATCGCGCCGCGATCGAGGCACTCTTCCAGCAACTCGCACGGACGGACCCACCGCTGCCGAGCGCGGTCCGCATCTGGGCGATGGAGGCTCTCTGCCGCATCGCGACCAAGGACGACTACGACCGCATACTGGCCCTCGCGCGCGGCGACGATCTCGACACCGGTACTCGCATCGCGCTGGTGCGCTACCTCGGCCGGTTCCGCCGCCCCGAATCGCGCGACGTCGCGCGCGACTACCTTCAGTACGAATTCGTCAATCAGGAGGCGATCCGCGCGCTCGGCAAAATCGGTACCGCAGAAGATGTCCCGCTCATCGAGCAGTACGCCGACGATCCGAACCCGCGCGTGCGTCGGGCGGTGGGGACCGCCCTGAAACGACTCCGCGCATGA
- a CDS encoding putative toxin, with translation MSPLLGRYARPDKPVAGNGNNWARGREGERRAGIPPGKKKTRIYPPNPLGRGGYRVPDIRDDVTRQVTEVKNTNDTGPSDSQIIDIANWTQANGYTMTLITDHRTTLSPEVEKLQDEGRITVLRMELDENLGGQKPAPFLPPVNWKPPPTDPSRPHDSNRVGVPVP, from the coding sequence GTGTCTCCGCTGCTCGGGCGGTACGCGCGGCCGGACAAGCCCGTCGCCGGGAACGGCAACAACTGGGCTCGCGGCAGGGAGGGCGAGCGACGCGCGGGCATTCCGCCCGGCAAGAAGAAGACGCGGATCTACCCACCCAATCCGCTCGGCCGCGGCGGGTATCGCGTGCCCGATATCCGCGATGACGTCACTCGGCAGGTGACCGAGGTCAAGAACACGAACGACACCGGGCCGAGCGACAGTCAGATCATCGATATTGCGAACTGGACGCAGGCCAACGGTTACACGATGACCCTGATCACCGACCATCGGACCACGCTGTCACCCGAGGTGGAGAAGCTCCAGGACGAAGGGAGGATCACCGTGCTGCGGATGGAGCTCGACGAGAACCTCGGCGGCCAGAAGCCCGCCCCCTTCCTGCCGCCGGTGAATTGGAAGCCGCCGCCGACCGATCCCAGCCGACCCCACGACTCGAACCGCGTAGGAGTGCCCGTCCCATGA
- a CDS encoding YbaB/EbfC family nucleoid-associated protein, whose translation MTEYLASMAQQLEEHAAALRAARAESAGLTAEARSTDRAVTVRVRVDGTVVQVTLHGESERMDRMQLGASIAQATNAALARVDALAARRLAAGMQATSVARRQLVDELQRQENPLGVALDRLVTAAAAVPPAVVSPDPPPSGATAAPRRTDRYRAAALEEAPQGWLTR comes from the coding sequence ATGACCGAGTACCTGGCGTCGATGGCGCAGCAGCTCGAAGAACACGCGGCCGCACTCCGGGCCGCACGGGCGGAGTCGGCCGGCCTCACCGCCGAGGCGCGCTCCACGGATCGCGCGGTCACCGTCCGCGTACGCGTCGATGGCACCGTCGTCCAGGTGACCCTGCACGGGGAGAGCGAACGCATGGACCGCATGCAGCTCGGCGCGTCGATCGCGCAGGCCACGAACGCCGCGCTCGCGCGGGTCGACGCGCTCGCCGCACGACGGCTGGCCGCCGGAATGCAGGCGACATCCGTGGCACGGCGGCAGCTGGTCGACGAGCTACAACGACAGGAGAACCCGCTCGGCGTGGCACTCGACCGCCTCGTCACAGCCGCCGCAGCAGTTCCGCCGGCGGTAGTGAGCCCCGATCCACCGCCCAGCGGAGCAACGGCAGCGCCGCGGAGGACCGACCGTTACCGTGCCGCCGCGCTGGAGGAGGCACCGCAGGGGTGGCTCACGCGCTGA